A window of Anaerohalosphaeraceae bacterium genomic DNA:
GGTCGAGAATATTATCCGTAAGCATCCGCAAAGGCCACAATCATTAGGAGTGGTTAAACAGCATTTTTTTGACTTCGACGCCTTCGATTTTATTAAGTTTGGCCGCCAGTTCATCAGCGGTTTTCTCATCATCGGTCATTTCGAGCAGAATCAGCCCGTTTGGGGAACAAAAGCCTGCCTCCGCTTCGTGCAGGCCCAGGCGGGTCCGGATGCTGCAGCCGTATTCCGTCAAGAGATGCTGGACGGAATCCACATGATGAATTCGATCTGTAATGTGTACACCCAGAATAATGTGTTTTTTCAGCGGCATGTTCGGCTCCTTTCTTATTCGAGCATTTTGTCCAGTAATTCCGCGGCGATGCGGACAAACTGAGGGCATTCGTCAAAGGCGCCCGGTTTCTGCGAGGCGGCCAGCCCTTCCGGAGTGGCCATATCGAAGCCGAGCAGCTGTCGGCAGTAGAGCGAGCCGGCGTGGTCTTTGAAGCGATGCATCAGCTCCCGCGTCCTGCGGTACAGGTCGTATTTGGTGTTCTTGTCCAGAGGGTCGGCTGTGCCGTAGCGCAGGCCGAGCACCAGAACGGCACCGGTGAGGGCGCCGCAGGTTTCCCCGTTTCGTCCGATGCCGCCGCCCAATCCGCCGGCCAGTTTAACGGCGGTTTCCTGCGGAAGCCCGAACCGTTCGCACCAGACGGCCAGAATCGCCTGAGCACAGTTGTATCCTTTCTGGAATAAACAGACGGCCTGTTCTGTTCGGTCCATAGCTTATCCTTTCTTTGGCGGCTGTTTGCGCAGGCGTTTCTGAATGCTTTTGGCATGGGCATCCAGCCCCTCCGTCTGAGCCAGCCGGATGATATCCTCTGCGCTGCGGCGAAGCTGGTCTTCTGTGTATTCAATCCAGCTGACGGATTTGACAAAATCGTTGCTGGTCAGGGCGCTGAAATATCGGCTGGTCTGGCGTGTCGGCAGGGTATGGCTGGGTCCGGCCCAGTAATCGCCGACGGCCACCGGCGAATAGGGGCCGACAAAGACAGCGCCGGCATTCCGGAGCCGGCGGGCGACAGCACGGCTTTGCCGGCCGCACTGAACCTGAACATGTTCGGCGGCGAATTCATTTGCCCAGTCAATCGCCGCCTCCATCGACGGGAACACGAGGATGCCGCTGGATTCGAGCAGACACCGCTGTGTGCCTTCCGCCCGGTCCAGCTGAGGCAGCTGCTCTTCGAGGGCTGCGAGCACTTTTCGGGCAAAATCCGGTGAATCGGTTACAACAATCCCGGCGCCGGGATTGTGTTCGGCCTGGCTGAGCATGTCGGCGGCCACCCAGTCGGGATTGGCCTGGCGGTTGGCGACAATCAGCACATCGCTGGGGCCGGCGAAGGAATCAATGTCCACCAGCCCGAAGACCTCCTTTTTGGCCAGCTGGACGACATCGTGGCCGGGTCCGACAATTTTATCGGCCTTGCGAATGGTTTCAGTCCCAAAGGCCAGCGCCGCAACGGCATGGGCTCCGCCCAGCCGGTAAACCTCTGTGATGTCCAATTCCCGGCACAGGCCGAGGATGACCGGATGGATGCTTCCCTGCCAGCGGGGCGGGGAGAGGACGGCAATTTCTTTGACGCCCGCCACCTGTGCCGGCACGGCGGTCATAATCAGGGTGCTCGGCAGGGGGGCGCTGGCGCCGGGTACACAGACGGCAACCCGCTCCAACGGAAGATAGCGGATGCCGAGGTGGCGGTTTTTTCGTCCGATGAAAATCTCCGACTGATATTTGCGGACATTCCGGACGGCCTTGCGGAGGGATTTCAGCAGGTCGGGGGGCAGCTGTCTATGCGCCTTTTCGAGGTCTTTGGGCGGGATGCGAAACTCCTGCGGCGACAGGCGGACTCGGTCAAACCGTTCACTGTATTCGCACAAGGCCGCATCCCCGCGCCGCCCGACATCAGCGACAATCTGACGAACAGACTCGGCCAGGCTGTGCTTTCCCTCCAGAAAGGCCCGCATCGAATGTTCTTCCAGCAGGCGTCGGCTTTTGGCCTCAAAGTCAGGCTGTCCGGAAATCAGCAGAATGGAGTCCAGTGTTCCGCTCACACAAACGCTCCTGACAGAAAAGATTACGGAGTAAAGTTGCCGTGTGTAAAGGTTCGGGCGGCCCCCTGAAGGAGCAGAAAGGTTCGTCCGCGAAAGGTGGTCAGCACGCCGGATACGCGGAACCGCAGGCGTTCGAGCGACTGCTTGTGCTGCTGCTCTACCTGCTCGAGCGTTCGGCAGGGCAGCAGGACGAAAGACTGTTCGGATACGTTTCTTCCGAAGCCGTCCAGCACGAACTCGCCCGCCGGACCAAGGCGGACAAAGCGTCCGGTTCGGCTCACAAGCATCGTATCTTCTTTGACGGCGGCGGGGGCCGTCTGCGCCATTCGGGCAAAATCGGTTTTCTGAGCCGGCTTCATTCGCTTGAGAATATCCGGCGGAATTACAGAGGATTCATTGGGGTCAGCGGCTGCCCGCAGGACATTTTTCATCTCTGCTTCCGTGGGTTTGGGACTGTCCGGCTGTTTGTCGGCCTCGGAGGAGCTCTTCAGAGGGGCCGCATCAAAAATAAAGAGGAAGTTGCCGTTTTGGTATTGCGTTACGACGGCATCGATGCGAACCTGAACTTGATTTTCCGTTCCGGCATAGGAGAGGATTTTTTCGAGTGCCCCGGAAGGCAGGATGGTCAGTTCCGTTTCCGGGGCAATCGTCAGGCCGCGGCTGGTGAGTGTTGTAAGCGGGCTGAACCGCCAGGCCTTCGTTTTTTCATTGAGTCGGGCGATCCCTTCCACCTGCCGCAGCTCCAGCCCTTCGGGCAGGGGGCGAGTTTTGGTGCTTTCCGCTCCCGCAGCGGCCTGCGCGAGGGCCATTGCCGGCCAAGCCAGAAAAAGAATCAGTCTGTGTTTCATCGGAGTCCCTCTTGCTGAAGAATAGTCAGGGCTTCTGAAGGGGTTTCGGCGGTTCGGAGGCAGCGGGTGCTTTTGGGGTCGGCCTGGGCCATCATCTGCACCAGCGGCTGCCAGAAATTTCCCATCAGGATGATCGGCTTGTCGGTTCCCGGAAACCCTTTGTTTTTGTGTTCCCAGACGTCCGCCAACTCGAGCAGGGTGCCGGTCCCGCCGGCGAAAACCAGATAGGCACTGCCGAGCCGAATCAGCGAAGCCAGCCGCTCCGTAAGGGTGTCCGTCGGAATTTCTTCGGTCAGATAGGGATTCGGGCTTCGCTTGAAGGCGCGGCAGGTTACACCGATGACCCGTCCGCCGACAGAGGCCGCCCCGCGGGCGGAAGCCAGCATCACGCCGCCGTAGCCGCCGTTGGCGACCGCATAGCCGCTGCGGGCCAGCAGGGCCCCCATCTGCTCGGCGGTGCGGAAGACCTCGTCCTGTTCGTCGGCCCGGCTGGTTCCAAACAAGGTAATGATACGCTGTTTTTGGTTCATGACGGCATGGCCTTCTTCTTGGCATAGTTGAGCAGACCGGCAGCCAGCAGGATTTCCCGGTCCCGGTGAGAGAGGACCAGGCGGCCTTTGAAGGAAAATTCCTGTGTACGGTTGCGGATTTCCACCTCATTGGCACTGCGGATTGCCCCGGTCAGATCCGGGATTTCGAGCATATCGTCCGGCTGGATTCGGTTGTAATCCGCCGGGTCGGCGAACTCAATCGGCACGATGGCGAAATTAATCAGGTTGGCCCGGTGAATGCGTTCGATGGATTTGGCCAAAACCGCCCGCAGTCCCAGATACATCGGGCACAGTGCCGCGTGCTCGCGGCTGGAGCCCTGACCGTAACTTTCGCCGGCGACGACAATGCCGCACAGGCCCTGCTTTTTCAGGGCCAGACAGCGCTGGGCAAAGGTTGGCTTGCCTTCCTCATTGAAACTGTTGAAGACGTACTTGGAATATTCCGGCACATTCGACCGGTATTTCAGGAAGGCGCCGGCCGGCATAATGTGGTCGGTTGTGATTTTATCTCCGCACTTGAGAAGAACCTGTCCGGTCAGCGTTTCGGGCAGGGGCCTGGGCGATTCGGGGACAACAATTGTAGGTCCGCGGATGACTACGGCGTTTGCCGCTTCCTCCGGCGGCAGAGGCGGGTCAATCATGCTGTCGTCAATCAGATATTCCTTCGGGGGTTTGACGGCCGGATACCGCAGCCCAATCATCTCTTTGAGACTGCGCGGGTCGGTAATTTCCCCCATGATGGCCGAGGCCGCCGCCGTTTCAGGGCTGACCAGATAACACTGGTCGCCCTTTGTTCCGGTTCGTCCGGCGAAATTGCGGTTGAAGGTTCGCAGGGTGACGGTGCCGTCGCCCGGAGAAAAGCCCTGCCCGATGCAGGGGCCGCAGGCGCTTTCCAAAAGGCGTGCGCCGGCGGCCAGCAGGTCGGCCAGGGCCCCGCTGCGCGTAATCATCTGAAGCACCTGACGGCTGCCGGGGGCGATGCCGAACTCAACGGACGGGTCAATTTTCCGCCCTTTGAGGATTTCGGCGGCAATCATCAAATCCGTATAGCTGGAGTTGGTGCAGCTGCCGATGACGACCTGATGGATTTTCCGTCCGGCAATTTCCTCTACGGGTACAACATTATCCGGCGAGGAGGGGCAGGCCGCCATCGGAACCAGTTTGGATAGGTTGATTTCAATAATGCGGTCGTAGTGAGCATCCGGGTCGGCGGCCAGCGGCCGATAGTGCTGCGGCCGGTTCTGGGCGGCCAGAAACTGTTCGGTCATTTCGTCGCTGGGGAAAATGCTGGTTGTCACTCCCAGTTCGGCACCCATATTGGTCACGGTAGCCCGCTGAGGGACCGTCAGTGTCTGCACACCGGGCCCGAAATATTCAATCACGCAGTCCACGTTTCCTTTTGTGCTTAGAATGCTCAACAGGGTGAGGATAATGTCCTTGCTGGAAACCCAATCATGAAGCCGTCCGGTCAGATGCACGCCGATGATCTTTGGACAAGTCAGATAAAAGGCCCCGCCGCCCATGGCGGAGGCGACATCGAGCCCACCGGCACCGATGGCCAGCATTCCCAGTCCGCCGCAGGTGGGGGTGTGGGAATCGCTGCCCAGCAGGGTTGCGCCCGGTCTGCCGAACCGTTCGAGATGGACCTGATGGCAGATGCCGTTGCCGGGACGGGAATGATAAACTCCCACTTTGCGGGCGATGCTTTGCAGGTAGAGGTGGTCGTTGTGGTTTTCGGGTCCGAACTGAGCCGTATTGTGGTCCACATAACTGACTGACAGCTCTGTCCGAACACGGGCAAGCCCCATGGACTCAAACAGCAAAAAGACCGTAGTCCCCGTGGCGTCCTGTGTGAGAGTTTGGTCAATTCGGATGCCGATGGGTTCACCCGGCTGAAGTTTTCCTTCAACCAGATGCTGCTGCAAGATTTTGTAGGTGAGCGTCTGACTCATTCTAAGGTCCTGTCAATTCGTACGTTAGGTTTTTATCTGTCACGGATGTCCTTTCCCTTATAGCATAAAAAAAGGGATTTTACAAGAATGAGAATGGCTTGGGAAATTCAAAGATTTTTGAAACAGCCGCAGGGGGGGAACCCCTCTTTTGATTGACGGAGTAAGAAAAAGGCGGTATGGTTTCTCGGGATTAAAGGACAAGTAAGGAGCTGCTGATGTGTTTCTTGCTTTTTGGGCTGCCTGCGTTTTTGCTGCTGATGTTTGTAATTGGGGGATACAATTCCCTGATTTCCAAACGCAACCAAATCCGCAATATCTTCGGGACGATGGATGCGATGCTCAAAAAGCGGTGGGACCTCGTGCCGAACCTTGTTGCGGCGGTCAAGGGGTATGCCGAACACGAACGGCAGCTGTTCGAGAAAGTCAGCGAGCTGCGGGCACAGGCAATGAAAGAGACTCTTTCGACGGAGCAGAAGGTAAACCTCGACAACCTGATGACGCAGCTGGTCAGCGTCGTTCGCGTTGTTGCGGAACGGTATCCGGACCTGAAGGCCTCGGAGAATTTTCTGCATCTGCAGCGGACGCTGAATGAGCTGGAAGAGCAGATTTCGGCGGCACGGCGTGCGTTTAATGCCGCTGTGACCGATTACAACAATGCTGTGGAGATGTTTCCAACGAATCTGCTGGCAGCCCTGTTCGGCTTTAGGTGTCAGGAACTTTTTCAAATCGAGGCATCTGAGCGGGCGGTTCCGAAGGCCTCATTCGGTCAAACGTAAGCAGGGGGTGTGAGGGTGAAAACTTTTGAGGAAATGAAGACCTTTTACGAACAGGCCCTTCTTCCGGATTTGGCGGTGTTGGAACAACGGCGGAAACACATTTTGAGAGGGTTGGGGATCGGTTTGGTGGTGCTTGTGGGGGTCGGACTTTTTTGGGCAGGGCCTTTATTCGCTCTCACGGAAGAGCCGGCAGCCGTGATAGTGCCGCTGCTGGTGACGCTCTTACTGGTCGTCGGGTTTCTTGTGGTTCTGGGATTGGGTTATCAAAGAGATTTCAAAGAACGGGTTATCCGCCGTCTGGTCTGTTTTTTGGAGCCTGGTCTGCAGTATGACCCCAAAGGGAAAATTGCTCAGGAGGATTTTCTGCGTTCTGAGCTGTTTCAGACAAGGCCGAACCTTTATAGGGGGGATGATCGGGTCTGGGGACGGGTCGGCAAGACCCAGATTGAGTTCTCGGAGATTTTGGCCCAGCATATCCAGAGGAGCGGCAAAACGACGACCGTTCACACGATTTTCCGCGGTCTTTTTTTTATTGCCGACTTTTCCAAACATTTTCGAACCAAAACCTTTGTTTTGCCGGATACGGCCGAAAGGGTGTTGGGGCGATTCGGCAAAACTCTCCAGTCTCTGAATCCGGCTCGTCCAAATCTGATTGTCCTCGAAGATCCCCGGTTTGAAAAAGAGTTTGTCGTGTACGGGCAGGACCCGATTGAAGCCCGATATATT
This region includes:
- a CDS encoding C-GCAxxG-C-C family protein, which translates into the protein MDRTEQAVCLFQKGYNCAQAILAVWCERFGLPQETAVKLAGGLGGGIGRNGETCGALTGAVLVLGLRYGTADPLDKNTKYDLYRRTRELMHRFKDHAGSLYCRQLLGFDMATPEGLAASQKPGAFDECPQFVRIAAELLDKMLE
- the hisD gene encoding histidinol dehydrogenase — protein: MSGTLDSILLISGQPDFEAKSRRLLEEHSMRAFLEGKHSLAESVRQIVADVGRRGDAALCEYSERFDRVRLSPQEFRIPPKDLEKAHRQLPPDLLKSLRKAVRNVRKYQSEIFIGRKNRHLGIRYLPLERVAVCVPGASAPLPSTLIMTAVPAQVAGVKEIAVLSPPRWQGSIHPVILGLCRELDITEVYRLGGAHAVAALAFGTETIRKADKIVGPGHDVVQLAKKEVFGLVDIDSFAGPSDVLIVANRQANPDWVAADMLSQAEHNPGAGIVVTDSPDFARKVLAALEEQLPQLDRAEGTQRCLLESSGILVFPSMEAAIDWANEFAAEHVQVQCGRQSRAVARRLRNAGAVFVGPYSPVAVGDYWAGPSHTLPTRQTSRYFSALTSNDFVKSVSWIEYTEDQLRRSAEDIIRLAQTEGLDAHAKSIQKRLRKQPPKKG
- a CDS encoding LOG family protein, coding for MNQKQRIITLFGTSRADEQDEVFRTAEQMGALLARSGYAVANGGYGGVMLASARGAASVGGRVIGVTCRAFKRSPNPYLTEEIPTDTLTERLASLIRLGSAYLVFAGGTGTLLELADVWEHKNKGFPGTDKPIILMGNFWQPLVQMMAQADPKSTRCLRTAETPSEALTILQQEGLR
- a CDS encoding aconitate hydratase gives rise to the protein MSQTLTYKILQQHLVEGKLQPGEPIGIRIDQTLTQDATGTTVFLLFESMGLARVRTELSVSYVDHNTAQFGPENHNDHLYLQSIARKVGVYHSRPGNGICHQVHLERFGRPGATLLGSDSHTPTCGGLGMLAIGAGGLDVASAMGGGAFYLTCPKIIGVHLTGRLHDWVSSKDIILTLLSILSTKGNVDCVIEYFGPGVQTLTVPQRATVTNMGAELGVTTSIFPSDEMTEQFLAAQNRPQHYRPLAADPDAHYDRIIEINLSKLVPMAACPSSPDNVVPVEEIAGRKIHQVVIGSCTNSSYTDLMIAAEILKGRKIDPSVEFGIAPGSRQVLQMITRSGALADLLAAGARLLESACGPCIGQGFSPGDGTVTLRTFNRNFAGRTGTKGDQCYLVSPETAAASAIMGEITDPRSLKEMIGLRYPAVKPPKEYLIDDSMIDPPLPPEEAANAVVIRGPTIVVPESPRPLPETLTGQVLLKCGDKITTDHIMPAGAFLKYRSNVPEYSKYVFNSFNEEGKPTFAQRCLALKKQGLCGIVVAGESYGQGSSREHAALCPMYLGLRAVLAKSIERIHRANLINFAIVPIEFADPADYNRIQPDDMLEIPDLTGAIRSANEVEIRNRTQEFSFKGRLVLSHRDREILLAAGLLNYAKKKAMPS
- a CDS encoding LemA family protein produces the protein MCFLLFGLPAFLLLMFVIGGYNSLISKRNQIRNIFGTMDAMLKKRWDLVPNLVAAVKGYAEHERQLFEKVSELRAQAMKETLSTEQKVNLDNLMTQLVSVVRVVAERYPDLKASENFLHLQRTLNELEEQISAARRAFNAAVTDYNNAVEMFPTNLLAALFGFRCQELFQIEASERAVPKASFGQT
- a CDS encoding DUF3137 domain-containing protein — protein: MKTFEEMKTFYEQALLPDLAVLEQRRKHILRGLGIGLVVLVGVGLFWAGPLFALTEEPAAVIVPLLVTLLLVVGFLVVLGLGYQRDFKERVIRRLVCFLEPGLQYDPKGKIAQEDFLRSELFQTRPNLYRGDDRVWGRVGKTQIEFSEILAQHIQRSGKTTTVHTIFRGLFFIADFSKHFRTKTFVLPDTAERVLGRFGKTLQSLNPARPNLIVLEDPRFEKEFVVYGQDPIEARYILSPSLMERILQFRQKTGRRIFLSFADSKLYLAVWFDRSLFEPKLFQSLLDFQTIQEYFGDIQLAVGVVEDLNLNTRIWSKE